The following proteins come from a genomic window of Deinococcus aquiradiocola:
- a CDS encoding ABC transporter permease: MRFVQLSSPGRWRPLWVSLSALVVALVIAGAVFALYGVSPLEAYGSMFSGTLLSAQGRAEVLRRAAPLLLTGAGLTLAFRAQFFNIGAEGQILLGAVFAGGVALFVPVPAPLMVPAIFVAGFVGGALWALLAAWLRSRLRVNEILSTLMLNYVATSLVVYLISGPWKGQNVRGFIYTDDFPASAQLATLPGTQVGIATLVLGVLLAAGLQLLLSRSTRGFELRVVGENPGAARYAGISAWRVTLLVALLTGGMAGLAGVGEVAGIQHKLLEPSQISLGYGFTAIIVAWLARGNPLLCIVTALLMGVILAGGDVLKIDLNMPYRITDVFSGIILFTLIASEVFVRYRLKVGR; encoded by the coding sequence ATGCGGTTCGTGCAGCTGTCCAGTCCGGGCCGCTGGCGGCCGCTGTGGGTGTCGCTGTCGGCGCTGGTGGTGGCGCTCGTGATCGCGGGCGCGGTGTTCGCGCTGTACGGCGTGTCGCCGCTGGAGGCGTACGGGTCGATGTTCAGCGGGACGCTGCTGTCCGCGCAGGGCCGCGCGGAGGTGCTGCGCCGCGCCGCGCCGCTGCTGCTGACGGGCGCGGGGTTGACGCTGGCGTTCCGCGCGCAGTTCTTCAACATCGGCGCGGAGGGGCAGATCCTGCTCGGCGCGGTGTTCGCGGGCGGCGTGGCGCTGTTCGTGCCGGTGCCCGCTCCGCTGATGGTCCCGGCGATCTTCGTGGCGGGTTTCGTGGGCGGGGCGTTGTGGGCGCTGCTCGCGGCGTGGCTGCGTTCGCGCCTGCGCGTGAACGAGATCCTGTCCACCCTGATGCTGAACTACGTGGCGACGTCACTGGTCGTGTACCTGATCTCCGGGCCGTGGAAGGGGCAGAACGTGCGGGGCTTCATCTACACCGACGACTTCCCGGCGTCCGCGCAGCTCGCGACGCTGCCCGGCACGCAGGTCGGCATCGCGACGCTGGTGCTGGGCGTGCTGCTCGCGGCGGGCCTGCAGCTGCTGCTGTCGCGCAGCACGCGCGGCTTCGAGCTGCGCGTGGTGGGCGAGAATCCCGGTGCGGCACGGTACGCGGGCATCAGTGCGTGGCGCGTGACGCTGCTGGTGGCGCTCCTGACGGGCGGCATGGCGGGCCTCGCCGGGGTGGGGGAGGTGGCGGGCATTCAGCACAAGCTGCTGGAACCGTCGCAGATCAGCCTCGGGTACGGGTTCACGGCGATCATCGTGGCGTGGCTCGCGCGCGGCAACCCGCTGCTGTGCATCGTGACGGCGCTGCTGATGGGCGTGATCCTGGCGGGCGGCGACGTGCTGAAGATCGATCTGAACATGCCGTACCGCATCACGGACGTGTTCTCGGGCATCATCCTGTTCACGCTGATCGCGTCGGAAGTGTTCGTCCGGTACCGCCTGAAGGTGGGCCGCTGA
- a CDS encoding DUF2167 domain-containing protein, with product MKKVLLLCAFLTGSALAATPTLHGQTGTIPVLGGKVTVQATPTLRHLNAADARTVIVDEWGNPPEAADDVLGLLVPGGTTPGAQDSWAIVMTENRDGHVSDADAARTDYADLLRGMQDRVQEGNAERVKAGDEPITLVGWAEPPSYDAAQHKMIWAKELAFGTAGRGDHTLNYAVRVLSRDDVLELNAVGAASQLVQIRQVMQSVLPNVTFTAGHRYEDYSEGRRDRGSGGGRRGRQETRAAGPAAVPAQKGLDPHPGGPGPAVSHQAQRAVQAGHGACSRRCEWRAHPGPHAAPGHHPGRPAGHAAYRGRPGQPR from the coding sequence ATGAAAAAGGTTCTGCTGCTCTGCGCCTTCCTGACCGGCTCCGCGCTCGCCGCCACACCCACCCTGCACGGCCAGACCGGCACGATTCCCGTGCTGGGCGGCAAGGTGACCGTGCAGGCGACGCCCACCCTGCGCCACCTGAACGCTGCGGACGCCCGCACCGTCATCGTGGACGAGTGGGGGAACCCGCCCGAGGCGGCCGACGACGTGCTGGGCCTGCTCGTGCCGGGCGGGACCACCCCAGGCGCGCAGGACAGCTGGGCGATCGTCATGACCGAGAACCGCGACGGGCACGTCAGCGACGCCGACGCCGCCCGCACCGACTACGCCGACCTGCTGCGCGGCATGCAGGACCGCGTGCAGGAAGGCAACGCCGAGCGCGTCAAGGCCGGGGACGAGCCGATCACGCTGGTCGGCTGGGCCGAACCGCCCAGCTACGACGCCGCGCAGCACAAGATGATCTGGGCCAAGGAACTCGCCTTCGGTACGGCGGGCAGGGGCGACCATACCCTGAATTACGCGGTGCGCGTGCTGAGCCGCGACGACGTGCTCGAACTGAACGCGGTCGGCGCGGCCTCGCAGCTCGTGCAGATCCGGCAGGTCATGCAGTCGGTGCTGCCGAACGTGACGTTCACGGCCGGTCACCGCTACGAGGACTACAGCGAGGGTAGACGGGATCGCGGGTCTGGTGGCGGGCGGCGTGGCCGCCAAGAAACTCGGGCTGCTGGCCCTGCTGCCGTTCCTGCTCAAAAAGGGCTGGATCCTCATCCTGGCGGGCCTGGCCCTGCTGTCTCGCATCAAGCGCAGCGTGCAGTCCAGGCTGGGCACGGCGCCTGCTCCCGTCGCTGCGAGTGGCGTGCCCACCCCGGACCTCACGCCGCCCCAGGTCACCACCCAGGTCGCCCTGCAGGACACGCGGCATACCGTGGCCGCCCCGGTCAACCTCGGTAA
- the rpsG gene encoding 30S ribosomal protein S7 encodes MARRRRAEVRPIIPDLVYQDVLVSAMINRIMEDGKKNIASRIFYGACRLVQERTGQEPLKVFKQAFDNIKPRVEVRSRRVGGSTYQVPVEVSPRRVQSLTLRWLTAAADSRPERTAMERIAGEIMDAAQGRGGAIKKKDDVERMAEANRAYAHYRW; translated from the coding sequence ATGGCAAGACGCCGCAGAGCAGAAGTCCGTCCCATCATCCCCGACCTGGTCTACCAGGACGTGCTGGTGAGCGCCATGATCAACCGCATCATGGAAGACGGCAAGAAGAACATCGCCAGCCGTATCTTCTACGGCGCCTGCCGCCTGGTGCAGGAGCGCACCGGCCAGGAGCCGCTGAAGGTCTTCAAGCAGGCCTTCGACAACATCAAGCCCCGCGTCGAAGTCCGCAGCCGCCGCGTCGGCGGCAGCACCTACCAGGTGCCCGTCGAAGTGAGCCCCCGCCGCGTGCAGAGCCTCACCCTGCGCTGGCTGACCGCCGCCGCCGACAGCCGCCCCGAGCGCACCGCCATGGAGCGCATCGCCGGTGAGATCATGGACGCCGCGCAGGGCCGCGGTGGCGCCATCAAGAAGAAAGACGACGTGGAGCGCATGGCGGAAGCCAACCGCGCCTACGCGCACTACCGCTGGTAA
- a CDS encoding ABC transporter ATP-binding protein, whose amino-acid sequence MTDSSGPPVLELRGVTKRFPGVTANDDVSLSLRSGEVLALLGENGAGKSTLISIMYGLYRPDEGQLLLSGRPVQIASPAHALRLGIGLVPQHPMLVSRHTVAENLALGAGSALFPARGIRARIQELSGRYGLQVNPDARVRDLSPGEKQRVEILRSLLRGVQVLILDEPTSVLTPQEAEGLFRVMRELRADGKSLIFISHKLEEVLAVCDRVTVLRRGRVVGEASTVGATREGLAEMMVGKSVVFKRKRGDVRPGGPLLQVSGLSARGSRGLKALDDVTFTLHRGEVIGVAGVAGNGQTELVEVLSGLLMPDAGRVELDGQALTGTPAELFARGVAHIPEDRIHMGTVPSMTVAENLSLRQYGQAPLSRAGLRDLKALDGWAQREVQAYAISTPGIHTATRLLSGGNIQKVILARELAGSPKLILAVHPTYGLDIGATDQVHTVLLSKTQDEGAGVLIVSEDLEELMGLSDRIAVLYHGQLLGPFPVGSVTRERLGLLMTGGTGEAHGAGGGLASGSGVAL is encoded by the coding sequence ATGACTGATTCTTCTGGCCCCCCTGTTCTGGAGTTGCGTGGCGTCACGAAACGCTTCCCCGGCGTGACCGCGAACGACGACGTGTCGCTCAGCCTGCGTTCCGGGGAGGTGCTGGCGCTGCTCGGCGAGAACGGCGCGGGCAAGTCCACCCTGATTTCCATCATGTACGGCCTGTACCGTCCGGACGAGGGGCAGCTGCTGCTGTCGGGCCGTCCGGTGCAGATCGCGTCGCCCGCGCACGCCCTGAGGCTGGGGATCGGGCTGGTGCCGCAGCACCCGATGCTGGTGTCGCGGCACACCGTCGCGGAGAACCTCGCGCTGGGGGCGGGCTCGGCGCTGTTCCCGGCGCGCGGCATCCGTGCGCGCATTCAGGAGCTGAGCGGCCGGTACGGGCTGCAGGTGAACCCGGACGCGCGCGTGCGTGACCTGTCGCCCGGCGAGAAGCAGCGCGTGGAGATCCTGCGTTCCCTGCTGCGCGGCGTGCAGGTGCTGATCCTGGACGAGCCGACGAGCGTGCTGACGCCGCAGGAGGCCGAGGGGCTGTTCCGCGTGATGCGGGAACTGCGCGCGGACGGGAAGTCCCTGATCTTCATCTCGCACAAGCTGGAGGAGGTGCTGGCCGTGTGTGACCGCGTGACGGTGCTGCGGCGCGGCCGGGTGGTGGGCGAGGCGTCCACGGTCGGCGCGACCCGTGAGGGGCTCGCGGAGATGATGGTCGGCAAGAGCGTGGTGTTCAAACGCAAGCGCGGCGACGTGCGTCCCGGCGGGCCGCTGCTGCAGGTGAGCGGCCTGTCGGCGCGCGGCAGCCGGGGCCTGAAGGCGCTGGACGACGTGACGTTCACGCTGCACCGTGGCGAGGTGATCGGCGTGGCAGGCGTCGCCGGGAACGGGCAGACGGAACTGGTGGAGGTGCTGTCGGGCCTGCTGATGCCCGACGCGGGCCGCGTGGAGCTGGACGGGCAGGCCCTGACCGGCACGCCCGCCGAACTGTTCGCGCGGGGCGTGGCGCACATTCCCGAGGACCGCATCCACATGGGGACGGTGCCGAGCATGACGGTCGCGGAGAACCTCAGCCTGCGGCAGTACGGTCAGGCGCCACTGAGCCGCGCGGGCCTGCGTGACCTGAAGGCGCTGGACGGCTGGGCGCAGCGGGAGGTGCAGGCGTACGCGATCAGCACGCCGGGCATTCACACGGCCACGCGGCTGCTGTCGGGCGGGAACATCCAGAAGGTGATCCTGGCGCGCGAGCTGGCGGGCAGTCCGAAGCTGATCCTGGCGGTGCATCCCACGTACGGGCTCGACATCGGCGCGACGGATCAGGTGCACACGGTGCTGCTCTCCAAGACGCAGGACGAGGGGGCGGGCGTGCTGATCGTGTCGGAGGACCTGGAGGAACTGATGGGCCTGTCGGACCGGATCGCGGTGCTGTACCACGGGCAGCTGCTCGGGCCGTTCCCGGTGGGCAGCGTCACGCGTGAACGCCTGGGCCTGCTGATGACCGGCGGGACGGGTGAGGCGCACGGAGCGGGCGGCGGGCTCGCGTCCGGGTCCGGGGTGGCGCTGTGA
- the fusA gene encoding elongation factor G yields the protein MTTKATSYLTHFRNIGIAAHIDAGKTTTTERILYYTGRTHNIGEVHDGAATMDWMEQERERGITITAAATTAKWKHSATGEEYTVNIIDTPGHVDFTIEVERSMRVLDGAVAVFDSSQGVEPQSETVWRQADRYGVPRIAFSNKMDKTGASFELVLSDIRERLGAIPAPIQYPMGQESDFKGIIDLVRQRAHTYTNDLGTDIEETDIPEQYMDKVREMRAQLIEAAAEVDEAVMDKYLEGEEPTVEELVSALRKGTVEKKIFPVLCGSALKNKGVQLLLDAVVDYLPSPLEVPAIRGHIEDSEETRDFPADPDGKLAALAFKIMADPYVGRLTFVRIYSGTLSSGSYVFNASKGKRERVGRLLRMHANSREDVTELKAGELGAVIGLKDAGTGNTLIGDGDEKVLLESIDVPEPVIKLAIEPKTKADQDKMGIGLQRLAEEDPTFRVESDPESGQTTIAGMGELHLEILVDRLKREYKVDANVGAPQVAYRETITKAVDVEGKFVRQSGGRGQFGHVKIKAEPLPPGSGFVFENVVVGGTVPREFIKPAQNGIEEAMQSGPMLGFPVVDMKVSLYDGSYHEVDSSEMAFKIAGSMALKEAVQKGGPTLLEPVMRVEVTVPDDFMGDIIGDLNSRRGQIQGMEARGNAQIVKAFVPLSEMFGYATDMRSMTQGRASYSMFFDHYTQVPNNIAQALMKK from the coding sequence ATGACCACCAAGGCTACGAGTTACCTGACCCACTTCCGCAACATCGGGATTGCCGCGCACATCGACGCCGGCAAGACCACCACCACCGAGCGCATCCTGTACTACACCGGCCGCACCCACAACATCGGCGAAGTGCACGACGGCGCCGCCACCATGGACTGGATGGAGCAGGAGCGCGAGCGCGGCATCACCATCACCGCCGCCGCCACCACCGCCAAGTGGAAGCACAGCGCGACCGGTGAAGAGTACACCGTCAACATCATCGACACGCCCGGCCACGTGGACTTCACCATCGAAGTGGAACGCAGCATGCGCGTCCTCGACGGCGCCGTCGCCGTGTTCGACAGCTCCCAGGGCGTCGAGCCGCAGAGCGAGACCGTGTGGCGTCAGGCCGACCGTTACGGCGTGCCCCGCATCGCCTTCAGCAACAAGATGGACAAGACCGGCGCGTCCTTCGAACTCGTGCTGAGCGACATCCGTGAACGTCTCGGCGCGATCCCCGCGCCCATCCAGTACCCCATGGGTCAGGAGAGCGACTTCAAGGGCATCATCGACCTCGTCCGTCAGCGTGCCCACACCTACACCAACGACCTCGGCACCGACATCGAAGAGACCGACATCCCCGAGCAGTACATGGACAAGGTCCGCGAGATGCGCGCCCAGCTCATCGAAGCGGCCGCCGAAGTCGACGAAGCTGTGATGGACAAGTACCTCGAAGGCGAAGAGCCCACCGTCGAGGAACTCGTCTCCGCGCTCCGTAAAGGCACCGTCGAGAAGAAGATCTTCCCCGTCCTCTGCGGCTCGGCCCTCAAGAACAAGGGCGTGCAGCTGCTCCTCGACGCCGTCGTGGACTACCTGCCCAGCCCCCTCGAAGTGCCCGCCATCCGCGGCCACATCGAGGACAGCGAAGAGACCCGCGACTTCCCCGCCGACCCCGACGGCAAGCTCGCCGCGCTCGCCTTCAAGATCATGGCCGACCCCTACGTGGGCCGCCTGACCTTCGTCCGCATCTACTCGGGCACCCTGAGCAGCGGCTCGTACGTCTTCAACGCCAGCAAGGGCAAGCGCGAACGCGTCGGCCGCCTGCTCCGCATGCACGCCAACAGCCGCGAGGACGTCACCGAACTCAAGGCCGGCGAGCTCGGCGCGGTCATCGGCCTCAAGGACGCCGGCACCGGCAACACCCTCATCGGTGACGGTGACGAGAAGGTCCTCCTCGAGAGCATCGATGTTCCCGAGCCCGTCATCAAGCTCGCCATCGAGCCCAAGACCAAGGCCGACCAGGACAAGATGGGCATCGGCCTGCAGCGCCTCGCGGAAGAAGACCCCACCTTCCGCGTGGAGTCCGACCCCGAAAGCGGTCAGACCACCATCGCCGGCATGGGTGAGCTTCACCTCGAGATCCTCGTGGACCGCCTGAAGCGCGAGTACAAGGTCGACGCGAACGTCGGCGCGCCCCAGGTCGCGTACCGCGAGACCATCACCAAGGCCGTGGACGTCGAAGGGAAGTTCGTGCGTCAGTCCGGCGGTCGCGGTCAGTTCGGCCACGTCAAGATCAAGGCCGAACCTCTTCCCCCGGGTAGTGGCTTCGTGTTCGAGAACGTCGTCGTGGGCGGCACCGTGCCCCGCGAGTTCATCAAGCCCGCCCAGAACGGCATCGAGGAAGCCATGCAGAGCGGCCCCATGCTCGGCTTCCCGGTCGTGGACATGAAGGTCAGCCTGTACGACGGCTCGTACCACGAAGTCGACTCCTCCGAAATGGCCTTCAAGATCGCCGGCAGCATGGCGCTCAAGGAAGCCGTCCAGAAGGGTGGCCCCACCCTGCTGGAGCCCGTCATGCGCGTCGAAGTGACCGTGCCTGACGACTTCATGGGCGACATCATCGGCGACCTGAACAGCCGCCGTGGCCAGATTCAGGGCATGGAAGCCCGCGGCAACGCGCAGATCGTGAAGGCCTTCGTGCCGCTCAGCGAGATGTTCGGCTACGCGACCGACATGCGCAGCATGACGCAGGGCCGCGCCAGCTACAGCATGTTCTTCGACCACTACACCCAGGTCCCCAACAACATCGCGCAAGCGCTGATGAAGAAGTAA
- the rpsL gene encoding 30S ribosomal protein S12, with amino-acid sequence MPTTQQLLRKGRTTLQKKSKVPALKGSPFRRGVCTVVKTTTPKKPNSALRKIARVRLTSGFEVTAYIPGEGHNLQEHSVVLIRGGRVKDLPGVRYHIVRGSLDTQGVKNRNKSRSKYGTKKPKAGAAPAAAGKKK; translated from the coding sequence CTGCCCACCACCCAACAACTGCTCCGCAAGGGGCGCACCACGCTTCAGAAGAAGAGCAAGGTTCCTGCGCTGAAGGGTAGCCCCTTCCGCCGTGGCGTCTGCACCGTGGTCAAGACCACCACCCCCAAGAAGCCCAACTCGGCGCTCCGTAAGATTGCCCGCGTGCGTCTCACCAGCGGCTTCGAAGTGACGGCCTACATCCCCGGCGAGGGGCACAACCTCCAGGAGCACAGCGTCGTGCTGATCCGCGGCGGACGTGTGAAGGACCTTCCCGGTGTGCGCTACCACATCGTCCGTGGTTCCCTCGACACCCAGGGCGTCAAGAACCGCAACAAGAGCCGCTCCAAGTACGGCACCAAGAAGCCCAAGGCTGGCGCCGCACCCGCCGCCGCCGGCAAGAAGAAGTAA
- a CDS encoding ComEA family DNA-binding protein, giving the protein MRHDPATPLHALLVGAALLCGGWALWPALFPAARAPTVTHERRAAPGPAAAREYPATASITPLVSGRLNLNTATREQLESLPKVGPALAERIVAGRPYRSLTDLDAVKGVGAALMKTLTPLVTF; this is encoded by the coding sequence ATGCGGCACGACCCGGCGACCCCGCTGCACGCCCTGCTGGTGGGCGCGGCCCTGCTGTGCGGCGGCTGGGCGCTGTGGCCCGCGCTGTTCCCTGCCGCGCGTGCGCCCACCGTGACGCACGAGCGGCGGGCCGCGCCGGGTCCGGCCGCCGCACGGGAGTACCCGGCGACGGCCAGCATCACGCCGCTGGTGTCGGGGCGGCTGAACCTGAACACCGCGACGCGCGAGCAGCTGGAGAGCCTCCCGAAGGTCGGTCCGGCGCTGGCAGAGCGCATCGTGGCGGGTCGGCCGTACCGGAGCCTCACGGACCTCGATGCCGTGAAGGGCGTCGGCGCGGCCCTGATGAAGACCCTCACGCCGCTCGTGACGTTCTGA
- a CDS encoding BMP family ABC transporter substrate-binding protein: MKASTPSKKSLTLALALGAGVAAVASTLNPAQAQTGSAKLKACFVYVGPRGDIGWTYAHDQARQAAEKALPWLETKYVESVQEGQALPAIDRLVADKCQVIFTTSFGYMDDTLAAAKKYPNVIFAHAAGYKRAPNMATYMADFYQIYYLNGLVAGALTKSGKVGFVGTFPIPELKRHLSAFALGVKAANPKAVVDVKWLNSWFDPAKTREASEALLSQGDDVLSSAEDSATGVQTAAARKVPTFSHYNSMYKFSPDYVVAGHIAHWDKIYIDFLTKVHSGTYTAKNLANVDYWSLMNTGAVESGADAGVAVNPKWVPQLKAAKMTVAGKTVSVYDRLMALTADMKSPKPTFDPFMGPIKDRNGIVRVPAGKVASVAELNSMGWIAPGVVGAVADEPKK; the protein is encoded by the coding sequence ATGAAGGCAAGCACCCCCAGCAAGAAGTCCCTGACCCTCGCCCTGGCCCTCGGGGCGGGCGTCGCCGCCGTCGCCAGCACCCTCAACCCCGCCCAGGCCCAGACGGGCAGCGCCAAACTCAAGGCCTGCTTCGTGTACGTCGGCCCGCGCGGCGACATCGGCTGGACCTACGCGCACGACCAGGCCCGCCAGGCCGCCGAGAAGGCCCTCCCCTGGCTGGAAACCAAGTACGTCGAGAGCGTCCAGGAAGGCCAGGCGCTTCCCGCCATCGACCGCCTCGTCGCCGACAAGTGCCAGGTGATCTTCACCACCTCCTTCGGCTACATGGACGACACGCTCGCCGCCGCCAAGAAGTACCCGAACGTGATCTTCGCGCACGCCGCCGGATACAAGCGCGCCCCCAACATGGCCACGTACATGGCCGACTTCTACCAGATCTACTACCTCAACGGCCTCGTGGCGGGCGCCCTCACCAAGAGCGGCAAGGTCGGCTTCGTCGGCACCTTCCCCATCCCCGAACTGAAACGCCACCTGAGCGCCTTCGCGCTCGGCGTCAAGGCCGCCAACCCCAAGGCCGTCGTGGACGTCAAGTGGCTCAACAGCTGGTTCGACCCCGCCAAGACCCGCGAGGCCAGCGAAGCGCTCCTCTCGCAGGGTGACGACGTGCTCAGCAGCGCCGAGGACAGCGCCACCGGCGTGCAGACCGCCGCCGCCAGGAAGGTTCCCACCTTCAGCCACTACAACAGCATGTACAAGTTCAGCCCCGACTACGTCGTGGCGGGCCACATCGCGCACTGGGACAAGATCTACATCGACTTCCTCACCAAGGTCCACAGCGGCACGTACACCGCCAAGAACCTCGCGAACGTCGACTACTGGTCCCTCATGAACACCGGCGCCGTCGAGTCCGGCGCGGACGCGGGCGTCGCCGTGAACCCCAAGTGGGTGCCGCAGCTCAAGGCCGCCAAGATGACGGTCGCGGGCAAGACGGTCAGCGTGTACGACCGCCTGATGGCCCTCACCGCCGACATGAAGAGCCCCAAGCCCACCTTCGATCCCTTCATGGGCCCCATCAAGGACCGCAACGGCATCGTGCGCGTCCCTGCCGGGAAGGTCGCCAGCGTGGCCGAACTGAACAGCATGGGCTGGATCGCGCCCGGCGTGGTCGGCGCGGTTGCCGACGAACCCAAGAAGTAA
- a CDS encoding ABC transporter permease, which produces MNDILDALLRALAFGTPLLLASLGAIVNERAGVVNLGVEGMMALGALAGFAVAYGGGMGGNLWLAVLAAMLVGAVAALLHAFVTITLRANQFVSGLSLTLLGLGLSGLLGKKFEGFPLFNQPPQWPFTVGAIVLAVVLGGVLQFTRVGLTLRSVGENPAAADVLGLNVGLVRYAAVAVGGALAGLAGAYLSLVYRPSWTDGMTAGLGWIAVALVIFVGWSPLRAVFGSVFFGLLYYLQFRLQGQSPVPTEVFSAMPYVLVIVVLGIAGLRGQQGAAPEALGQPYTRGER; this is translated from the coding sequence ATGAACGACATTCTGGACGCGCTGCTGCGCGCGCTGGCGTTCGGGACGCCGCTGCTGCTCGCCAGCCTGGGCGCCATCGTGAACGAGCGGGCGGGCGTGGTGAACCTGGGCGTGGAGGGCATGATGGCGCTCGGGGCGCTGGCGGGATTCGCGGTCGCGTACGGCGGCGGGATGGGCGGGAACCTGTGGCTGGCGGTGCTGGCCGCGATGCTGGTGGGGGCCGTGGCGGCGCTGCTGCACGCCTTCGTGACGATCACGTTGCGCGCCAACCAGTTCGTGTCGGGCCTGAGCCTGACGCTGCTGGGCCTGGGGCTGTCGGGGCTGCTCGGCAAGAAGTTCGAGGGCTTTCCGCTCTTCAACCAGCCGCCGCAGTGGCCGTTCACGGTGGGGGCGATCGTGCTGGCGGTCGTGCTGGGCGGCGTGCTGCAGTTCACGCGCGTGGGCCTGACCCTGCGGTCGGTGGGGGAGAACCCGGCGGCAGCGGACGTGCTGGGCCTGAACGTGGGTCTGGTCCGCTACGCGGCGGTCGCGGTGGGCGGCGCGCTGGCGGGACTGGCGGGCGCGTACCTGTCGCTGGTGTACCGGCCCTCGTGGACGGACGGCATGACGGCGGGCCTGGGGTGGATCGCGGTGGCGCTCGTCATCTTCGTGGGCTGGAGTCCGCTGCGGGCGGTGTTCGGGTCGGTGTTCTTCGGGCTGCTGTACTACCTGCAGTTCCGGCTGCAGGGGCAGAGTCCGGTGCCGACCGAGGTGTTCTCGGCGATGCCGTACGTGCTGGTGATCGTGGTGCTGGGCATCGCGGGCCTGCGCGGGCAGCAGGGGGCGGCCCCGGAGGCGCTGGGCCAGCCGTACACGCGCGGCGAACGCTGA